A genomic stretch from Dehalococcoidales bacterium includes:
- a CDS encoding DUF3786 domain-containing protein: protein MDENRSVYNLNVAFGIVRDRLTAADLEEQSRLSDSRYESADSAITVTVDYLGKPYVISFPDLTVLPEGDADELPLREKILVLRYLAQARGTAATGKLITYRDLPGGVVYFPTFSKRTTDQLTRRFGREPDLLVEASKVVGGTEIDLGDTGVVINGFNRVPIALVLWHGDEELAPQMNMLFDTNITDYLESEDVTVLCEVLTWKLVRYSRKS, encoded by the coding sequence GTGGACGAGAACCGGTCAGTATATAACCTGAATGTTGCTTTCGGGATTGTGCGTGACCGTCTGACCGCGGCAGACCTCGAAGAGCAGTCCCGCCTCAGCGACTCCCGGTACGAGAGTGCGGACTCCGCTATTACCGTCACTGTCGACTACCTGGGCAAACCTTATGTCATATCATTCCCGGACCTCACCGTCCTGCCGGAAGGGGATGCCGACGAGCTCCCGCTGCGAGAGAAAATCCTGGTGTTGCGCTATCTTGCCCAGGCCAGAGGCACCGCGGCAACAGGTAAGCTCATCACCTACCGTGACCTTCCCGGGGGTGTGGTCTACTTCCCTACCTTCTCCAAGAGGACCACTGACCAGCTCACCAGACGGTTCGGCAGAGAGCCGGACTTACTGGTGGAAGCCAGTAAAGTCGTGGGTGGTACAGAAATTGACCTGGGAGATACCGGCGTGGTCATCAACGGCTTTAATCGCGTCCCGATAGCGCTCGTTCTCTGGCATGGCGACGAGGAACTGGCACCACAGATGAACATGCTGTTTGATACTAACATTACAGACTACCTCGAATCCGAGGACGTAACCGTGCTCTGCGAAGTCCTCACCTGGAAACTGGTGCGGTATTCGCGGAAGTCGTAA
- a CDS encoding class I SAM-dependent methyltransferase: MPYTEEPPRPTEHGKGTGVPGIPASPFNESVADYDAWYDEAGRLVFETELRSLQQVLPSLSGPWLEVGVGTGRFAQALGIGTGVDIAVKMIEVASQRDTAVLLARGEQLPFGDRCFGAVFLITTMCFIEQPLSVLREVHRVLVPGGKLVLAVMPAHSAWTQLYKEMKHQGHPLYTHAIFRSYDELINLIERGDFSVQNTVSTLFEGPDEVTRAESPQTGFRIGAGFVVIVAGKHPGQD, translated from the coding sequence ATGCCTTACACTGAAGAGCCACCCCGACCGACAGAACACGGTAAGGGAACCGGGGTTCCCGGTATACCGGCATCCCCCTTCAATGAGTCCGTTGCGGACTATGACGCATGGTACGATGAAGCAGGCAGGCTCGTTTTTGAAACTGAATTACGGTCTTTACAGCAGGTACTGCCCTCACTTTCCGGGCCGTGGCTCGAAGTAGGTGTGGGGACGGGCAGATTCGCTCAAGCACTGGGGATAGGAACCGGGGTCGACATTGCAGTTAAAATGATTGAAGTCGCATCCCAACGGGACACAGCCGTGCTCCTGGCCCGCGGAGAGCAACTGCCGTTTGGTGACCGGTGTTTCGGTGCGGTGTTCCTGATAACCACCATGTGCTTTATAGAACAACCCTTGTCCGTCCTGCGCGAGGTGCACCGCGTTCTCGTACCCGGTGGAAAACTGGTACTGGCCGTAATGCCCGCTCACAGTGCCTGGACACAATTATACAAAGAGATGAAGCACCAGGGGCACCCACTTTATACCCATGCTATTTTTCGGAGCTATGATGAGTTGATAAACCTCATCGAGCGGGGTGACTTCTCCGTGCAGAATACTGTCTCAACCCTCTTTGAAGGGCCGGACGAAGTAACCCGTGCGGAATCGCCACAGACTGGTTTCCGCATCGGAGCCGGGTTCGTCGTCATCGTGGCCGGCAAACACCCAGGGCAGGACTGA
- a CDS encoding cytochrome c biogenesis protein CcdA yields MADNVSLLFAFGAGLSSFLLPCVIPLVPVYFASLYGPEIFDAGTRKRFPIFLHSVCFVLGFTLIFSGVGAGAGLLGVVLSPSSSLVRWTAGSLLILFGIIMLAALKVPWLNFEKRLAPSKSIATGYLRSFLTGAVFSVAWTPCVGPVQGTVLTVAWTSQSAWEGAYLLAVYSLGLGLPFLVVGIAFDFVAPLVKKINRYSRVIYMVSGSLLVIMGVLVLGNWLVWY; encoded by the coding sequence ATGGCGGACAACGTTTCACTTTTATTTGCTTTTGGCGCCGGGCTGTCCTCCTTTCTGTTGCCATGTGTCATACCTCTGGTCCCTGTGTATTTCGCCAGTCTCTATGGTCCGGAAATATTCGATGCCGGCACCAGAAAGCGTTTCCCGATATTCCTGCACTCCGTCTGCTTTGTCCTCGGCTTCACACTGATATTTAGCGGGGTGGGAGCCGGTGCCGGGCTGTTGGGAGTGGTGCTCAGCCCCAGTTCGTCACTGGTACGCTGGACTGCCGGTAGTCTGCTGATACTCTTCGGTATAATCATGCTGGCCGCGCTCAAGGTGCCCTGGCTGAACTTCGAAAAACGGCTGGCCCCTTCAAAGAGTATCGCCACCGGCTACCTGCGTTCCTTCCTGACCGGGGCAGTATTCAGCGTAGCATGGACACCATGTGTCGGACCGGTGCAGGGCACCGTTCTGACCGTCGCCTGGACTTCGCAGTCGGCCTGGGAAGGTGCATACCTGCTGGCCGTCTATTCCCTGGGCCTGGGGCTACCTTTCCTGGTGGTAGGAATCGCCTTTGATTTCGTCGCTCCACTGGTCAAGAAAATCAATCGCTATTCCAGGGTGATATACATGGTCAGTGGCAGCCTGCTGGTAATCATGGGAGTACTGGTGCTGGGCAACTGGCTGGTCTGGTATTAG
- a CDS encoding NAD(P)H-dependent oxidoreductase subunit E, with the protein MTGKIVKKATSSVSYDGTTDEQAWHRQETLRALKGFSRKRRNLIPILQKVQGRLGYLPLEAMKEIAGFLGIPEIDVYGVVTFYNQFRLNPPGKHAIRVCLGTACHMKGGYITLDAWKRRLEINEGETTTDREFDLDTVACVGCCTMAPVTVVDDIPEAKVEPTKVDGILLKFKLERESEEQKDQ; encoded by the coding sequence ATGACAGGAAAGATAGTAAAGAAAGCAACAAGCAGCGTGTCATACGACGGCACCACAGATGAACAGGCCTGGCACCGCCAGGAGACCCTGCGTGCCCTGAAGGGTTTCAGCCGTAAGAGACGTAACCTGATTCCCATTCTGCAGAAGGTCCAGGGAAGGCTCGGATACCTTCCTCTTGAGGCTATGAAAGAAATCGCCGGATTTCTCGGCATACCGGAGATAGACGTATACGGAGTGGTGACATTCTACAACCAGTTCCGCCTCAACCCGCCGGGAAAGCACGCTATCCGGGTGTGCCTCGGTACAGCCTGTCACATGAAGGGTGGCTACATCACGCTGGATGCCTGGAAACGGCGACTGGAGATAAACGAAGGCGAGACTACGACAGACCGCGAGTTTGACCTTGATACCGTGGCCTGCGTAGGCTGCTGCACCATGGCACCGGTGACCGTAGTTGACGATATTCCTGAAGCCAAAGTGGAGCCTACAAAAGTAGATGGGATACTGCTCAAGTTCAAGCTTGAGAGAGAATCCGAGGAACAGAAAGACCAGTGA
- a CDS encoding acyl-CoA carboxylase subunit beta has protein sequence MTEDKNQKEKQLAELEQRQSKLKEMGGEDRVAAQAKRGKLTARERIDMLLDKGTFRETGMFARSRGGSYGDVPADAVVTGYGKVDGRGVYIYAQDFTSMGGTMSEMQGRKICDLMDSAMKTGYPVIALNDSGGARIQDGVDSLSAYGQLFRRNTMASGVVPQICAILGPTAGGGVYSPALMDFIFMVKGISYAFITGPRVVKAAIGQDIGEEELGGAIVAQQKSGVVCRSEDSEADCFQNIRELLSYLPSSNREPPPWVDWGDSPERTDDKLFDIVPANLRRPYDMHKLIKSIFDQRQDGRPNFFELFPLFATNIITCFSRLNGCSVGIIANQPMSKAGALDIDACDKASRFIRFCDAFNIPVVNLVDVPGYMPGTDQEWGGIIRHGAKMLFAYSEATVPKLTLTIRKAYGGSYLGMCGKDLGTDAVFCWPSTVLAVMEAEGAAPIIYRRELQAAENPDELLQTKIREYREEFANPYRAAEHLHIDDVINPAETRPTLIAALEMALDKVEEGPARKHGIIPT, from the coding sequence ATGACTGAAGACAAAAATCAGAAAGAAAAACAGCTAGCGGAGCTGGAACAGCGTCAGAGTAAGCTCAAGGAAATGGGAGGCGAAGACCGCGTTGCCGCTCAGGCGAAACGGGGCAAGCTCACCGCGCGGGAACGGATTGATATGCTTCTTGACAAGGGAACGTTCCGTGAGACCGGCATGTTCGCCAGGAGCCGTGGTGGTTCATACGGCGACGTACCCGCCGATGCTGTGGTAACCGGCTACGGTAAAGTCGACGGCCGCGGAGTGTACATCTATGCGCAGGACTTCACCAGCATGGGTGGCACGATGTCCGAGATGCAGGGACGCAAGATATGTGACCTGATGGACAGTGCCATGAAGACCGGCTACCCGGTGATAGCCCTCAACGATTCCGGTGGTGCTCGAATCCAGGACGGTGTCGATTCACTCTCTGCCTACGGTCAGCTTTTCCGCAGGAACACCATGGCCTCCGGCGTAGTTCCCCAGATATGCGCTATCCTCGGACCGACTGCTGGTGGCGGCGTCTATTCACCGGCACTGATGGACTTCATCTTCATGGTCAAAGGCATCAGCTATGCCTTTATTACCGGACCGAGGGTGGTCAAGGCGGCAATCGGTCAGGACATCGGTGAAGAGGAGCTCGGCGGTGCTATTGTCGCCCAGCAGAAATCCGGGGTTGTCTGCCGTTCGGAAGACAGTGAGGCCGACTGCTTCCAGAATATCAGGGAACTCCTCAGCTACCTCCCATCCAGTAACCGGGAACCGCCACCGTGGGTCGATTGGGGCGACAGTCCGGAACGTACCGACGATAAACTATTCGACATTGTTCCCGCCAATCTGCGGCGTCCCTACGACATGCACAAGCTGATTAAGAGTATCTTCGACCAGCGCCAGGACGGAAGGCCGAATTTCTTTGAGCTATTCCCCTTGTTCGCCACCAACATCATCACCTGCTTTTCCCGGCTCAATGGCTGCTCCGTGGGAATTATCGCCAACCAGCCGATGTCCAAGGCGGGAGCGCTCGATATCGACGCCTGCGACAAGGCGTCCCGCTTCATCCGTTTCTGCGACGCCTTCAACATCCCGGTTGTCAACCTGGTGGATGTGCCCGGATACATGCCCGGTACCGACCAGGAGTGGGGCGGCATCATCAGGCATGGGGCCAAGATGCTCTTTGCCTATTCTGAGGCCACCGTGCCCAAGCTGACCCTCACTATCCGAAAGGCATACGGCGGGTCCTACCTCGGGATGTGCGGTAAAGACCTCGGTACCGACGCTGTTTTCTGCTGGCCATCGACAGTGCTGGCTGTCATGGAGGCGGAAGGAGCCGCACCGATAATCTATCGCCGAGAGTTGCAAGCGGCCGAAAACCCCGACGAATTGCTCCAGACCAAGATACGGGAATACCGGGAGGAGTTCGCCAACCCCTACCGCGCCGCCGAGCACCTGCATATCGACGATGTTATTAACCCTGCCGAGACCCGTCCGACACTGATTGCTGCCCTGGAGATGGCTCTGGACAAAGTGGAAGAAGGACCCGCCAGGAAACACGGCATCATTCCCACCTAG
- a CDS encoding NADH-quinone oxidoreductase subunit NuoF has translation MKEIISSAIASSFQEIKARAESRWTELFNSDKPVILVGTATCGRAAGALEILHTLRAELKRQGLDCPVIEVGCMGHCYAEPLVVIHKPGYPAICYGYVNPVIAERLVKEFIVGDNVCLEFVLGAMEENDFIPSFADFPRASYEKKVVLRNCGHIDPTDIDHYLANGGYSALDKALKMSPEDIIDEVKLSGLRGRGGGGFATGMKWEICRQAPGKPRYVVCNADEGDPGAFMDRSILESDPHSVIEGMVITAHAIGAQHGYIYVRAEYPLAVERVRIALRQARKAGFLGRHILGSDFNFDIRLFQGSGAFVCGEETALIASLEGKAGIPHHRPPYPATSGLNGKPTIINNVKTLAAVPPIIENGAEWFTGIGTEKSKGTAVFALAGKVVNTGLVEVPMGTTLRQVIFDAGSGIPGGKQFKAVQIGGPSGGCLPESALDLPIDFDSLTEAGAMMGSGGMVVLDEDDCMVEIARYFLEFTQRESCGKCTFCRLGTRQMLAILDDITRGQGKEEDIDTLVMLAEAIRAGSLCGLGKTAPNPVLTTLRYFEDEYRAHIREGRCPALMCRDLIAYYILPDKCERSCDACVGTCTVEAITPNKKRIKVIDQDKCVKCDTCRTACPPQYDAIVKLSPPSEVPAAAK, from the coding sequence GTGAAGGAAATCATATCATCCGCTATCGCCTCTTCTTTCCAGGAGATAAAGGCACGTGCCGAATCCCGCTGGACAGAGTTGTTTAACTCCGACAAACCCGTAATACTGGTCGGTACGGCTACCTGTGGTCGTGCTGCCGGTGCCCTGGAAATTCTCCATACACTCAGGGCAGAGTTGAAAAGACAGGGGCTGGACTGCCCCGTTATCGAGGTCGGCTGCATGGGCCACTGTTACGCCGAGCCACTGGTGGTGATTCACAAGCCAGGGTACCCGGCAATCTGCTACGGCTACGTCAACCCCGTTATTGCCGAGAGGCTGGTCAAAGAATTCATTGTGGGCGATAACGTCTGCCTGGAATTCGTTCTCGGCGCGATGGAAGAGAACGACTTCATTCCCAGTTTCGCCGATTTCCCCCGCGCCAGCTATGAGAAGAAGGTGGTCCTGAGGAACTGTGGACACATTGACCCCACCGATATTGACCACTATCTTGCCAACGGCGGCTACTCAGCACTGGACAAGGCACTCAAGATGTCTCCCGAGGATATCATCGACGAAGTGAAATTATCGGGGCTGAGGGGCAGGGGTGGGGGTGGTTTCGCCACTGGAATGAAATGGGAGATATGCCGTCAGGCACCGGGAAAGCCACGGTACGTAGTCTGTAACGCCGATGAGGGCGACCCGGGTGCTTTCATGGACCGGTCAATCCTTGAGAGCGACCCTCACTCCGTGATTGAAGGAATGGTCATCACCGCCCACGCTATCGGAGCGCAACACGGCTATATCTACGTCCGCGCCGAGTATCCGCTGGCGGTGGAGCGGGTGCGGATTGCCCTCCGCCAGGCTCGCAAAGCTGGCTTCCTCGGCAGGCACATTCTAGGGAGCGATTTTAACTTCGATATCCGCCTGTTTCAGGGTTCCGGTGCCTTTGTCTGCGGTGAGGAGACGGCGCTTATTGCCTCACTGGAAGGGAAAGCAGGAATACCCCACCACCGTCCGCCCTACCCGGCGACCAGCGGCCTCAACGGAAAGCCCACCATTATCAACAATGTCAAGACCCTGGCCGCGGTACCGCCCATTATTGAGAACGGGGCAGAATGGTTTACCGGCATCGGCACGGAGAAGAGCAAGGGTACCGCCGTCTTCGCCCTGGCCGGCAAGGTGGTCAACACCGGACTCGTGGAGGTCCCTATGGGCACCACACTGCGGCAGGTCATCTTCGACGCCGGCAGCGGCATCCCCGGCGGAAAGCAGTTCAAGGCAGTCCAGATTGGCGGGCCTTCCGGTGGCTGTCTGCCGGAATCGGCGCTGGACCTGCCTATCGACTTCGATTCGTTGACCGAAGCAGGTGCCATGATGGGCTCCGGGGGGATGGTAGTCCTCGATGAGGACGACTGCATGGTGGAAATTGCACGCTATTTCCTCGAATTCACCCAGCGTGAGTCCTGCGGCAAGTGCACCTTTTGCCGTCTCGGGACCAGGCAAATGCTGGCTATACTCGACGACATCACACGGGGACAGGGCAAGGAGGAAGATATTGACACATTGGTGATGCTGGCTGAGGCCATAAGAGCCGGCTCTCTCTGCGGTCTAGGGAAGACGGCACCCAATCCGGTGCTGACCACGCTACGTTATTTCGAGGACGAGTACCGGGCCCACATTAGAGAGGGGCGCTGCCCGGCGCTGATGTGTCGCGACCTTATAGCCTACTACATCCTGCCGGATAAGTGCGAGC
- a CDS encoding TIGR04076 family protein encodes MAELFNVTGKVISQKGTCEAGMCVGDEFPVGELTPPNVCSFAYNAIFPFAMALQTGGAFPWEKDPDRTTVACPDAENPVVIELRRVRD; translated from the coding sequence ATGGCAGAACTATTCAATGTGACAGGAAAAGTAATCAGCCAGAAGGGAACGTGTGAAGCCGGGATGTGTGTTGGCGACGAGTTCCCGGTGGGAGAACTCACCCCACCGAACGTATGTTCCTTCGCCTATAATGCCATCTTCCCTTTCGCGATGGCGTTACAGACCGGCGGTGCCTTTCCCTGGGAAAAAGACCCGGACAGGACTACGGTTGCCTGCCCCGATGCAGAGAACCCGGTGGTTATTGAACTGAGGCGTGTGCGGGACTAA
- the holA gene encoding DNA polymerase III subunit delta yields MLYILSGPDSYSRTRALDNIKGGIGDPETLATNTTTLEGQQLTVDQLRPVCEAAPFLAEKRLVVITGLLQRFEPNRRPRRQVRGRRTTTSSEDYKLLGQYIPTIPESTIVVLLDDDIKASNPLLKILSGKAQAQSFPLLRPAELRPWVQERVRKKDGSISPQALNLLVRLVGSDLWIMSSEVEKLLLYSAGRRIEEEDINLVVGYTQQVNIFAMVDAIVEFRTQTAEKLLQQFLQQGSSPSHLLAMLARQMRLIVRAKDVDNPRISGSELRNRLGIPNEYAARKTLEQANRYSLPRIRYVYRQLLETDLAIKTSKYEPELALSILVTELCQQRPVQTGHALH; encoded by the coding sequence TTGCTGTATATACTCTCAGGACCGGATAGCTACTCCCGTACCCGGGCACTTGATAACATCAAGGGCGGTATCGGTGACCCGGAAACACTGGCAACGAATACCACCACACTCGAAGGCCAGCAGCTCACAGTCGACCAGTTGAGGCCGGTCTGTGAGGCAGCGCCGTTTCTGGCGGAAAAACGCCTGGTCGTCATCACGGGTCTGCTGCAACGTTTCGAGCCCAATCGAAGGCCCCGGCGCCAGGTCAGGGGTCGGCGCACGACCACCTCGTCAGAAGATTACAAGCTGCTGGGACAATACATCCCGACGATACCCGAAAGCACAATCGTGGTGCTTCTGGATGACGATATCAAGGCCAGTAATCCCCTGCTCAAAATACTCTCCGGCAAGGCACAGGCGCAGTCCTTTCCCCTACTGCGGCCAGCCGAACTGAGACCATGGGTGCAGGAACGTGTCAGGAAGAAAGACGGTAGCATATCTCCCCAGGCACTTAATCTGCTGGTGAGACTGGTGGGGAGCGACCTCTGGATTATGTCCAGTGAAGTTGAGAAGCTGCTCCTCTACAGCGCCGGGCGACGAATAGAGGAAGAGGACATCAACCTGGTGGTCGGCTACACCCAACAGGTCAACATTTTCGCCATGGTGGACGCTATCGTCGAGTTCCGCACGCAGACCGCGGAAAAGCTGCTCCAGCAGTTCCTTCAGCAGGGCTCCAGCCCATCCCATCTCCTGGCGATGCTTGCCCGCCAGATGCGACTCATTGTCAGAGCGAAGGATGTGGATAACCCGCGCATATCCGGCAGCGAGCTTCGCAACCGACTCGGTATCCCCAACGAGTACGCCGCACGCAAGACCCTGGAGCAAGCCAACCGATACTCCCTGCCGCGAATCAGGTACGTCTATCGCCAGTTACTGGAGACAGACCTGGCCATCAAGACGAGTAAATACGAACCCGAGCTGGCCCTCAGCATCCTCGTTACCGAACTGTGCCAGCAACGCCCGGTACAAACAGGCCATGCCTTACACTGA
- a CDS encoding 4Fe-4S binding protein, with protein sequence MPEKMALVDFPKCHPEYCEDGICLAAEACPRKLIKQEHFGEIPMTNPSLCQACGDCVRACPMQAIRIVTM encoded by the coding sequence GTGCCTGAAAAGATGGCCCTGGTGGACTTCCCGAAGTGCCACCCGGAGTACTGCGAGGATGGAATCTGCCTCGCCGCCGAAGCGTGCCCCCGTAAGCTAATCAAACAGGAGCATTTTGGAGAGATACCGATGACCAATCCATCCCTCTGTCAGGCGTGTGGCGATTGCGTCCGTGCCTGTCCCATGCAGGCTATCCGGATAGTAACGATGTAA
- a CDS encoding acetyl-CoA C-acyltransferase, producing MGNSETRDNPDWLSQGSRTNTKGIVHMEEIAIVSAVRTPIGRYMGALRDVPAYDLAALVLNTAIEKVSITPAGIDQVILGQCYQNGEYVNIARMSLLCAGWPVEIPGITLDRRCCSGLDAICFGGMLIQTGQAEIVVAGGVEHMSSAEFYIPGSIKWGVGGTGDMPRGHGSLATWGMPLYDRIQRGRVMSQPIDRFGVLQSMMVWGDKAAEEEAISREECDLWALRAHQKAIAAIDSGIFAEEIAPVAVPQPRGEPVIVDTDETPRRDTSVERLAKLRSVLGGVSTAGNSSSENDGAAAVVLVSGNRAKELNIEPLAYLRSFAVAGTDPIRAWLSVPKAVDKALEKAGLEIGQIELIEVQEAFAGQLLADLKEMGLSEAECESKVNVNGSGISLGHPVGATGAIRLTTLLHEMKRRNVRYGLETICGGGGLGIAAVFERK from the coding sequence ATGGGGAACAGCGAGACCAGGGATAACCCGGACTGGTTGAGTCAGGGTAGTAGGACGAATACGAAAGGAATAGTCCACATGGAAGAGATTGCCATCGTCAGTGCGGTACGAACACCAATCGGGCGGTACATGGGTGCCCTGAGAGATGTACCAGCCTATGACCTTGCTGCCCTGGTGCTCAACACCGCCATTGAGAAGGTTAGTATTACTCCCGCGGGCATCGACCAGGTCATTTTGGGACAGTGCTACCAGAACGGAGAGTACGTAAATATCGCCCGGATGTCCCTCCTGTGCGCCGGATGGCCGGTGGAGATTCCCGGCATAACGCTGGACCGGCGGTGTTGCTCCGGTTTGGATGCAATTTGCTTCGGCGGTATGCTCATCCAGACAGGACAGGCAGAAATCGTTGTTGCCGGTGGTGTCGAACATATGAGCAGTGCCGAGTTCTATATCCCCGGCTCGATAAAGTGGGGTGTCGGCGGAACGGGAGATATGCCCCGGGGACACGGTAGTCTCGCCACGTGGGGAATGCCCCTCTACGACCGTATACAGCGCGGCAGGGTAATGTCGCAACCAATAGACAGGTTCGGTGTGCTCCAGTCTATGATGGTCTGGGGAGATAAGGCCGCCGAGGAGGAAGCCATATCCCGCGAGGAATGTGACCTCTGGGCACTCAGGGCACACCAGAAAGCAATTGCCGCCATAGACTCGGGTATATTCGCCGAAGAGATTGCCCCGGTAGCGGTACCCCAGCCACGAGGAGAGCCAGTTATTGTCGATACTGACGAAACTCCCCGGCGTGATACCTCGGTGGAACGTCTGGCCAAACTCCGCTCCGTACTTGGCGGTGTTTCCACAGCGGGTAACTCGTCTTCGGAGAACGATGGTGCCGCCGCCGTGGTTCTGGTCTCAGGCAACCGGGCTAAGGAGTTGAATATAGAACCACTGGCCTACCTCAGGTCATTCGCTGTTGCCGGTACCGACCCGATACGTGCATGGCTGTCAGTACCCAAGGCAGTTGATAAAGCGCTGGAAAAGGCAGGTCTGGAAATAGGGCAGATAGAACTAATTGAGGTACAGGAGGCATTTGCCGGGCAGTTGCTGGCGGACCTCAAGGAAATGGGCCTGTCCGAAGCGGAGTGCGAGAGCAAGGTGAATGTTAACGGTTCCGGGATTAGCCTCGGGCACCCGGTTGGGGCTACGGGGGCTATAAGGTTGACCACGCTACTGCACGAGATGAAGCGACGTAATGTAAGATATGGTCTGGAGACAATTTGCGGAGGGGGCGGACTGGGTATCGCCGCCGTCTTCGAGAGGAAGTAA
- a CDS encoding Fur family transcriptional regulator: MRNIRNLDKAIAGYPLTAQRRLLLELIRNASGHIDAKELYRRASSADTSISLATVYRSLRLFQELGLVDEQRLGWSSHHYEIRSHAEHQHFVCHECGRVIEFRTPLIGKLVRSIQQEQGFNVTRTEFYLEGQCRQCFKDKREDI; the protein is encoded by the coding sequence ATGAGAAACATTCGCAATCTGGACAAGGCAATAGCAGGATACCCTCTCACCGCGCAGAGACGACTGCTCCTGGAGTTGATACGCAACGCCAGCGGGCATATTGACGCCAAGGAACTGTACCGTCGTGCCAGCAGCGCCGATACGTCTATCAGCCTGGCCACGGTGTACCGGAGCCTGCGCCTGTTCCAGGAGTTGGGCCTGGTTGATGAACAAAGACTGGGCTGGTCGAGCCACCACTATGAGATACGCAGTCATGCCGAACACCAGCATTTCGTTTGCCATGAATGTGGCAGAGTGATAGAGTTCCGGACCCCCCTTATCGGTAAGCTGGTCAGGAGCATACAGCAGGAGCAGGGATTCAACGTTACCAGGACCGAGTTCTATCTCGAAGGGCAGTGCCGGCAATGTTTTAAGGATAAGAGAGAGGATATCTGA
- a CDS encoding dihydropteroate synthase, with amino-acid sequence MILIGENINIMSKTLGPALRERNAAPIQEMARAMKEAGVDYLDINIGPGRRAGDEMMEWAVKTVQEVVDMPLSLDCTNPVAIEAGLKVHKGRALINSISLARMEEELPLATKYNADFIGLLWGREGMPRDEDERSMIAMELMMAAAELGITNDTIWFDPIVTPASNVDTNQVKPCLEFMSMLHEIAPGGKSAVGLSNVSNGTPNELRPYLNRTYLMMLMKYNIHSAIVDAFDAELIKIARGERSERVAMIHRIMDGEMPDLASLDSEEAKYAKSVRVVTGQVLYSHSWLDV; translated from the coding sequence ATGATTCTCATCGGAGAAAACATCAACATAATGTCTAAGACACTCGGCCCGGCTCTCAGGGAGAGAAATGCTGCTCCTATCCAGGAGATGGCCAGAGCCATGAAGGAAGCGGGAGTGGACTACCTCGATATCAACATCGGGCCTGGCCGTAGGGCTGGTGACGAGATGATGGAATGGGCAGTCAAGACAGTACAAGAGGTAGTTGACATGCCCCTGTCACTCGATTGTACCAATCCCGTGGCAATCGAGGCCGGCCTCAAAGTCCACAAGGGGCGTGCGCTAATAAACTCTATATCCCTGGCCAGGATGGAAGAGGAGCTGCCTCTGGCCACCAAGTATAATGCCGACTTCATCGGGCTGCTCTGGGGACGAGAGGGTATGCCGAGAGATGAGGACGAACGCAGCATGATTGCCATGGAGCTTATGATGGCAGCTGCCGAGTTGGGTATTACCAATGATACTATCTGGTTCGACCCTATCGTAACCCCGGCAAGCAACGTGGATACGAACCAGGTCAAGCCCTGCCTGGAGTTCATGAGTATGCTCCACGAGATTGCTCCTGGCGGCAAGTCAGCAGTGGGCCTGTCCAATGTCTCCAATGGTACACCAAACGAACTCCGCCCCTACCTCAACCGCACTTACCTGATGATGCTCATGAAATACAATATACATTCGGCGATAGTGGACGCATTCGACGCGGAGCTGATTAAGATAGCCCGTGGTGAAAGGTCGGAACGTGTCGCCATGATTCACCGCATAATGGATGGTGAAATGCCTGACCTCGCTTCCCTCGACTCTGAAGAGGCGAAGTACGCCAAGTCGGTGCGGGTGGTGACCGGACAGGTCCTTTACTCCCACTCCTGGCTGGACGTGTAG